In one window of Brassica rapa cultivar Chiifu-401-42 chromosome A07, CAAS_Brap_v3.01, whole genome shotgun sequence DNA:
- the LOC103831306 gene encoding uncharacterized protein LOC103831306, with the protein MSHLFRRVSKNLSSFPTRSLSSRRSNFSTATPPYLLLGSDIVGDSPCGGKLVNFNLYDPKTQKHVKIENQTLTKELNESKWIGSSRGWLASMNKNDSTVHLSNPSKKKTISLPPLTRDKFEHLVNVSVSSSDCCVVAVKFYGSRVSLCRLGDSEWTRVDVPCPSFHSSTVIYSERDERFYLNNCNPDYTGPTDLTPTSNPGLLTPVSGYMRFPFSNFLEEMPEQEEETCLSRFKIQQQLVQSSSGQSFIVCWFVERFTDRGEAAPWGDTSYNNNNKEGLCKKTHKIMVFRQDEEQRLGPHTDDIGDLCIFLGDNEAFCLSAKDYPGLNPNSVYFGGHGSGFGICDLATRTISYLSDSPPPSGRMFWIPPSSA; encoded by the exons ATGTCTCATCTTTTCCGCCGAGTCTCCAAGAACCTATCATCATTCCCAACCCGGAGCCTCTCTTCCCGGCGGTCCAATTTCTCGACGGCGACACCACCTTACCTCCTCCTCGGCAGCGACATCGTCGGAGACTCTCCCTGCGGCGGTAAACTCGTCAACTTTAACCTCTACGATCCCAAGACTCAAAAGCACGTAAAGATCGAAAACCAGACTCTAACAAAAGAGCTCAACGAATCTAAGTGGATAGGCTCATCAAGAGGATGGTTAGCTTCAATGAACAAGAATGACTCCACTGTCCATCTCTCCAACCCCTCGAAGAAGAAGACCATATCCTTACCTCCACTAACCAGAGACAAGTTCGAACATCTTGTCAATGTCTCCGTCTCCTCCTCTGACTGTTGTGTAGTCGCCGTCAAGTTCTACGGCTCTCGAGTCAGCCTTTGTCGACTCGGCGACTCGGAGTGGACTCGCGTCGACGTGCCTTGCCCATCTTTTCACTCTTCTACTGTCATTTACTCGGAGAGAGACGAGAGATTCTACTTGAACAACTGCAACCCTGACTACACCGGTCCAACCGATCTCACGCCAACATCAAATCCCGGTTTACTCACTCCGGTTAGTGGCTACATGAGGTTTCCCTTCTCTAACTTTCTAGAGGAGATGCCAGAGCAGGAGGAAGAAACGTGTCTCTCACGTTTCAAGATCCAACAGCAACTAGTCCAGTCATCTTCTGGCCAATCCTTCATCGTTTGTTG GTTTGTGGAAAGATTTACAGACAGAGGTGAAGCTGCGCCGTGGGGAGACACGagttacaacaacaacaacaaggaaGGCCTTTGCAAGAAGACTCACAAGATCATGGTCTTTAGGCAAGACGAAGAGCAAAGGCTTGGTCCTCACACTGATGATATTGGCGATCTCTGCATTTTCTTGGGTGACAATGAAGCTTTTTGTCTCTCTGCCAAGGACTACCCTGGTCTTAACCCTAATTCGGTTTACTTTGGCGGCCATGGTTCCGGTTTTGGGATCTGCGATCTCGCAACTCGCACCATCTCTTATCTCTCCGACTCTCCTCCACCATCAGGTCGCATGTTTTGGATTCCTCCCAGCTCCGCATAG